The genome window AATATGCTTAGTGCGGAGAGTAGAGTATTAAAAAAGGGTTAAATAAAAAATCCCTTTATCTGTACAGATAAAGGGATTTTCTTGTTAATAAGGTAGGGACTAAACTTTAGCAAATACTTTATCCATTTTTTCAACTTGTTCATAAGCTAAGGCAGCGTCTACAAGAATTCTTCCCGAGTGTTCGTCAGTAATAATTTTCTTACGACTTGCGATCTCTACTTGCACTTGTGGCGGAATAGTAAAATAAGAACCACCAGAAGCACCTCTTTCAATAGGCACCACTGCTAGACCATTCTTTACACTTGTTCTGATACGCGTGTAGGCTTTGATCAATCTTTCTTCGATTGATTTTGCGTGATCATCACTCATTTTCATAAGTGCTTCCTCCTCCTTTTGAGTTTCTTTTAGAATCTCTGCAAGTTCAGATTTTTTGTGTTTTAAGTGGTCAGCTCTTTCATCAAGGCGTTCCTTGCTTTTATCTATCACTTCTTTTTGTTGTTCGATTTGCGCTTTGAATTCACGGATATGCTTTTCAGCAAGTTCCATTTCAAGTTCCTGAAATTCCACTTCTTTAGAAAGAGAGTTGAATTCACGGTTGTTACGAACGTTTTTTTGTTGATCTGTATATTTGGTAACAAGAGCTTTAGACTCCTCGATCAAATTCTTTTTGGACCTAATTTTTTCAATAAGTTCATCAGAATGAGCGTCTAGTTTAGACAATCGAGTTTTTAATCCTTCTACTTCATCTTCAAGATCTTGTACTTCTAGAGGTAATTCACC of Nonlabens sp. Ci31 contains these proteins:
- a CDS encoding zinc ribbon domain-containing protein; amino-acid sequence: MAKKTEATVEDKLRELYNLQLIDSRIDEIRNVRGELPLEVQDLEDEVEGLKTRLSKLDAHSDELIEKIRSKKNLIEESKALVTKYTDQQKNVRNNREFNSLSKEVEFQELEMELAEKHIREFKAQIEQQKEVIDKSKERLDERADHLKHKKSELAEILKETQKEEEALMKMSDDHAKSIEERLIKAYTRIRTSVKNGLAVVPIERGASGGSYFTIPPQVQVEIASRKKIITDEHSGRILVDAALAYEQVEKMDKVFAKV